A region from the Naumannella halotolerans genome encodes:
- a CDS encoding carbon starvation CstA family protein yields MSTDATTSRPSDEDLPPVAAPETPTRWTPLKIAVWTGIALLGGVAWVMLALVRGETVNAIWFVFAAVCTYLIAYRFYSKVIEKHIARPDDTRATPAEHLANGQDFVPTDRRVVFGHHFAAIAGAGPLVGPVLAAQMGYLPGTIWIIVGVVLAGAVQDYLVLFFSMRRGGRSLGQMARDEFGRIGGTAAIIATLLIMIIITAILALVVVNALGESPWGVFSVSMTIPIALFMGAYLRWIRPGRITEISIIGFILLIAAIIGGGMVAETDWGSAVFHLDKTTIAWGIIIYGFIAAVLPVWVLLAPRDYLSTFMKIGVIVALAVAIVWVRPEITVPAFSEFAGGQNGPVWSGPLFPFLFVTIACGALSGFHALISSGTTPKMVEKERQTRFIGYGGMLMESFVAIMALVAAISIDRGIYFAMNASAANTGGTPETAAAFVNSLGLAGVHVTPDQLTGAAASVGEESIISRTGGAPTLAFGLAHIMHQWIGGPDMMSFWYHFAIMFEALFILTAVDAGTRVARFMLQDTIGNVVPKFADTSWRLGAWICTAIMVAGWGAVLQMGVTDPLGGINTLFPLFGIANQLLAAIALAIVLAIVARRQTFKWLWIVALPLAFVTVVTITGSIYKVFSPVPAVGYWAQHNAFRNALAAGETSFSTAKDVESMQAVVRNTAVQGSLSVIFAVLSLIVIGYSIAAVIKAYRSGEVIDHEDPPVPSHRFAPADLIATAEERAIQREWDALPADQQPSRGH; encoded by the coding sequence ATGAGCACCGACGCCACCACCTCCCGGCCCTCCGACGAGGACCTCCCCCCGGTCGCAGCACCGGAGACACCCACCCGCTGGACCCCGTTGAAGATCGCGGTCTGGACCGGCATCGCGCTGCTCGGTGGTGTCGCCTGGGTGATGTTGGCGCTGGTACGCGGGGAGACCGTGAATGCGATCTGGTTCGTCTTCGCCGCGGTCTGCACCTACCTGATCGCCTACCGCTTCTACTCGAAGGTGATCGAGAAGCACATCGCCCGTCCCGACGACACCCGGGCGACGCCGGCCGAGCACCTGGCCAACGGTCAGGACTTCGTACCCACCGACCGGCGGGTCGTCTTCGGCCACCACTTCGCCGCCATCGCCGGCGCCGGGCCGCTGGTGGGTCCGGTGCTGGCCGCCCAGATGGGTTACCTGCCCGGCACCATCTGGATCATCGTCGGTGTGGTGCTGGCCGGCGCCGTCCAGGACTACCTGGTGCTGTTCTTCTCGATGCGACGCGGCGGCCGTTCCCTGGGCCAGATGGCTCGCGATGAGTTCGGCCGGATCGGCGGTACGGCAGCCATCATCGCCACCTTGCTGATCATGATCATCATCACGGCGATTCTTGCCCTGGTGGTGGTGAATGCCCTGGGTGAGAGCCCCTGGGGTGTCTTCTCGGTGTCGATGACCATCCCGATCGCCCTGTTCATGGGCGCCTACCTGCGCTGGATCCGGCCGGGCCGGATCACCGAGATCTCGATCATCGGCTTCATCCTGCTGATCGCCGCCATCATCGGCGGCGGCATGGTCGCCGAGACCGACTGGGGCTCGGCGGTCTTCCACCTGGACAAGACCACGATCGCCTGGGGCATCATCATCTACGGCTTCATCGCCGCAGTGCTGCCGGTCTGGGTGCTGCTGGCCCCGCGTGACTATCTGTCCACCTTCATGAAGATCGGCGTGATCGTCGCCCTGGCCGTGGCCATCGTCTGGGTACGCCCGGAGATCACCGTCCCCGCCTTCAGCGAGTTCGCCGGTGGCCAGAACGGCCCGGTCTGGAGCGGTCCGCTGTTCCCGTTCCTGTTCGTCACCATCGCCTGCGGCGCGTTGAGCGGGTTCCATGCCCTGATCTCCTCCGGCACCACCCCGAAGATGGTGGAGAAGGAACGGCAGACCCGCTTCATCGGGTACGGCGGCATGCTGATGGAGTCGTTCGTGGCGATCATGGCCCTGGTGGCGGCGATCTCCATCGACCGCGGCATCTACTTCGCGATGAACGCCTCGGCGGCGAACACCGGTGGTACGCCGGAGACGGCGGCGGCTTTCGTGAACAGCCTCGGGCTGGCCGGGGTGCATGTCACCCCCGATCAGCTCACCGGTGCTGCCGCCTCGGTCGGTGAGGAGTCGATCATCTCCCGTACCGGTGGCGCCCCGACCCTGGCCTTCGGCCTGGCGCACATCATGCACCAGTGGATCGGCGGGCCGGACATGATGTCGTTCTGGTACCACTTCGCGATCATGTTCGAGGCCCTGTTCATCCTCACCGCCGTCGATGCCGGCACCCGGGTCGCCCGGTTCATGTTGCAGGACACGATCGGCAACGTCGTACCCAAGTTCGCCGACACCTCCTGGCGCCTGGGGGCCTGGATCTGCACCGCGATCATGGTCGCCGGCTGGGGTGCGGTGCTGCAGATGGGTGTGACCGATCCGCTGGGCGGCATCAACACGCTGTTTCCGTTGTTCGGCATCGCGAACCAGTTGCTGGCAGCCATCGCGCTGGCGATCGTGCTCGCCATCGTCGCCCGGCGGCAGACCTTCAAGTGGTTGTGGATCGTCGCACTGCCGCTGGCCTTCGTCACCGTGGTGACGATCACCGGATCGATCTACAAGGTCTTCTCCCCGGTGCCGGCGGTCGGCTACTGGGCCCAGCACAATGCCTTCCGCAATGCGCTGGCGGCCGGTGAGACCTCCTTCAGCACGGCCAAGGATGTGGAGTCGATGCAGGCGGTGGTTCGCAACACCGCGGTCCAGGGTTCGCTGTCGGTGATCTTCGCGGTGCTCTCGCTGATCGTGATCGGCTACTCGATCGCCGCGGTGATCAAGGCCTATCGTTCCGGTGAGGTGATCGACCACGAGGATCCGCCGGTGCCCTCGCATCGGTTCGCTCCGGCCGATCTGATCGCCACCGCCGAAGAACGCGCGATCCAGCGCGAATGGGATGCCCTGCCGGCCGACCAGCAGCCCTCCCGAGGCCACTGA
- a CDS encoding DUF6999 family protein, which produces MRSPKEIAADLGPDEFVKSDPSMWEAIHADPSVPLDRALIKQIIDDQRRWSRRYLYPPARILSRVLVMIISIAKRFVPRRWMKLTTMDRLCIWFLRNYVSPDAVELLIRHFVVETNLVNFMIRNTPTDFPPVTLRPTDLQGLGDNAVVEHDVNVYDVLIALDKVKLAPVADPDFSDLDIPKLDAERRHPRLLKLDIQTALCLMNIPFSMALSLEEYRRAVHSIRFDDSFMEILALICNDDTFRHWKIGGMSLWMDSNVDVARMVYRHALVCEYAHARLVKLAHGAYPRETEVEFD; this is translated from the coding sequence GTGAGATCACCGAAGGAGATCGCCGCCGACCTCGGTCCCGACGAGTTCGTGAAATCCGATCCGAGTATGTGGGAAGCGATCCATGCCGACCCCTCGGTGCCGCTGGACCGGGCGTTGATCAAACAGATCATCGATGATCAACGACGCTGGTCGCGACGCTACCTGTATCCGCCGGCACGAATCCTGTCCCGGGTGCTGGTGATGATCATCTCGATCGCGAAGCGTTTCGTACCGCGACGGTGGATGAAACTGACCACGATGGACAGGTTGTGCATCTGGTTCCTGCGCAACTATGTCTCCCCCGATGCAGTGGAGTTGTTGATCCGGCACTTCGTGGTGGAGACCAACCTGGTCAACTTCATGATCAGGAACACGCCGACCGACTTCCCCCCGGTGACCCTGCGACCGACCGATCTACAAGGCCTCGGTGACAATGCCGTGGTCGAACACGATGTGAACGTCTACGACGTGCTGATCGCCCTGGACAAGGTGAAGCTGGCACCGGTCGCCGATCCGGATTTCAGCGACCTGGACATTCCGAAACTCGACGCCGAACGCCGCCATCCACGCCTGCTGAAGCTCGACATCCAGACCGCACTGTGCCTGATGAACATCCCGTTCTCGATGGCGCTCAGCCTGGAGGAATACCGTCGGGCGGTGCATTCGATCCGCTTCGACGACTCGTTCATGGAGATCCTGGCGCTGATCTGCAATGACGACACCTTCCGCCACTGGAAGATCGGCGGCATGAGCCTGTGGATGGATTCCAATGTCGATGTCGCCCGGATGGTCTATCGGCACGCACTGGTCTGCGAGTACGCACACGCGCGGCTGGTGAAACTGGCGCACGGCGCGTACCCGCGGGAGACCGAGGTCGAGTTCGACTGA
- a CDS encoding dihydrolipoamide acetyltransferase family protein has product MAEFKLPDPGEGLVEADIVTWRVAVGDRIEVNDILVEIETAKSIVELPSPFAGTVTALLVSEGDTVEVGTPIITVDDGTGDSHGGAVTTVAAEEHTEAAEAAESERTPNLVGYGAIAGSSKRRPRRQPVSVHAGEAGGAASALVPEPIGSSVPAVNATASSIKVRAKPPVRKLAKDRGIDLTTVTPSGPDGIITRDDVLSAESATAAGAAPVEPTVTRSGLSEQRIPIKGVRKATAQAMVASAFTAPHVTEWLEVDVTASVELLDRLRKRREFAGLRLSPTVLAAKAVCLAAARTPQVNSSWDADAGEIVLHGQVNLGIAAATPRGLVVPNIPAADRLDLAELARALDDLVQTARAGRTQPAQMAGGTITITNVGVFGVDGGTPILNPGESAILATGAITRKPWVVDIGDEERIVPRSVMTLALSFDHRVVDGEQGSRFLADVARLLSDPATAFLY; this is encoded by the coding sequence ATGGCTGAGTTCAAACTGCCGGACCCCGGTGAGGGGCTGGTCGAGGCCGACATCGTCACCTGGCGGGTGGCGGTCGGCGACCGGATCGAGGTCAACGACATCCTGGTCGAGATCGAGACCGCGAAGTCGATCGTCGAACTGCCCAGCCCGTTCGCCGGTACGGTGACCGCGCTGCTGGTCTCCGAGGGGGACACCGTGGAGGTCGGTACGCCGATCATCACCGTCGACGACGGCACCGGTGACAGCCACGGTGGTGCGGTGACCACCGTGGCCGCCGAGGAACACACCGAGGCAGCCGAGGCGGCGGAGAGTGAGCGGACCCCGAACCTCGTCGGGTACGGGGCGATCGCCGGTTCGTCGAAGCGCCGGCCGCGCAGACAGCCGGTGTCGGTGCACGCAGGGGAGGCCGGTGGGGCTGCCTCTGCGCTGGTTCCGGAGCCGATCGGCTCATCCGTACCTGCGGTGAACGCTACGGCGTCGTCGATCAAGGTCCGGGCGAAACCGCCGGTGCGCAAGCTGGCGAAGGATCGGGGGATCGACCTGACCACTGTCACCCCGAGCGGGCCGGACGGGATCATCACCCGCGACGACGTGCTGAGTGCCGAGTCGGCCACTGCGGCGGGCGCCGCGCCGGTGGAGCCGACGGTCACCCGGTCGGGCCTGAGTGAGCAGCGGATCCCGATCAAGGGGGTACGCAAGGCGACGGCCCAGGCGATGGTGGCCTCGGCCTTCACCGCACCGCATGTGACCGAGTGGCTGGAGGTCGACGTGACCGCCAGCGTCGAGTTGCTGGATCGCCTGCGCAAGCGACGTGAGTTTGCCGGTCTGCGGCTGTCGCCGACCGTGCTGGCGGCCAAGGCCGTGTGCCTGGCGGCTGCTCGTACCCCGCAGGTGAACTCCAGCTGGGACGCCGATGCCGGGGAGATCGTGCTGCACGGACAGGTGAACCTGGGCATCGCCGCAGCCACCCCCCGGGGTCTGGTCGTACCGAACATCCCGGCGGCCGACCGGCTGGACCTGGCCGAGCTGGCGCGGGCCCTGGATGATCTCGTGCAGACCGCCCGGGCCGGTCGTACCCAGCCGGCGCAGATGGCAGGTGGCACGATCACGATCACCAATGTCGGTGTGTTCGGTGTCGACGGTGGTACGCCGATCCTGAACCCGGGCGAGTCGGCGATCCTGGCCACCGGTGCGATCACCCGCAAACCATGGGTGGTCGATATCGGGGACGAGGAGCGGATCGTGCCGCGCTCGGTGATGACCCTTGCCCTGAGTTTCGACCACCGGGTGGTGGACGGTGAACAGGGCTCGAGGTTCCTGGCCGATGTGGCACGTCTGCTGTCCGATCCGGCGACGGCATTCCTCTACTGA
- a CDS encoding bifunctional metallophosphatase/5'-nucleotidase, with translation MRTPRWLRTTAAISALGLTGMGVCVGTAQAAPGDQVSVAECTDPTALTFLNFNDFHGRIAAAYPDTVQFVGTIEELRAESGENSTVVASAGDNIGGSLFASAVAQDQPTLELLNALEIDTSAVGNHEFDKGYDDLTGRVADAADFSYLGANVYDESGEPALEEYEIVEKQGLRIGIIGAVTQETPNIVVPDGVEGLTFGDPVEAVNRVAEELKDGDESNGEADVIVAEYHEGGPSSSGSLDDQTSSRPAFANIVENTSELVQVLFTAHTHSSYVYDAPVPGSEATRPLIQSGSYAELVGHVGLEVDPETGETCTYTVQNEELTETSDEDLVAEYPRAAAAKEIVDDALAEADVIGQEVVGEATAPLARPGEYNEEEDDWDDDRTGESTITNLVANMFSDTLGERTGEKVIGVQNPGGTRADLCAPSGQPTNPCADEAFDITYADAASILPFANTLQTTTLTGAEFIEMLEQQWSTDADTGEPTGTFLRLGLSDGVAYTYDESRELGDRITSVTIDGEPIDPDAEYVVGSGNFLLAGGDNFHVFSGKEVADSGLVDLETWVGWIEDNSPLSPSFVKRGVEVSPTPAELVVGESTTLDVGNLDFSGGYPVLNETLVASVDGVEVGTAAVAGGTASITLNPGSDVPAGEQLLTLTGTETETQVHLPVTIVGESSPTPEPSDSASPSASPSGEPSDSPSGGSGDGDAGSGSGERPPLADTGAGAGLAGLLGAGALLSAGGAMLLRRRQG, from the coding sequence ATGCGAACTCCCCGCTGGCTGCGTACCACGGCAGCCATCAGTGCTCTCGGACTCACCGGTATGGGGGTGTGCGTCGGTACGGCGCAGGCAGCCCCCGGCGACCAGGTGAGCGTGGCCGAATGTACCGACCCGACCGCGTTGACGTTCCTCAACTTCAACGACTTCCACGGGCGGATCGCCGCCGCGTACCCCGACACCGTGCAGTTCGTCGGCACGATCGAGGAACTGCGGGCCGAATCCGGTGAGAACTCGACCGTGGTCGCCTCGGCCGGCGACAACATCGGCGGTTCACTCTTCGCCTCCGCCGTCGCCCAGGACCAGCCGACCCTGGAACTGCTGAACGCCCTGGAGATCGACACCAGCGCGGTGGGCAACCACGAGTTCGACAAGGGCTACGACGACCTGACCGGTCGGGTCGCCGATGCCGCCGACTTCAGCTACCTCGGCGCCAACGTCTATGACGAGAGCGGTGAGCCGGCGCTGGAGGAGTACGAGATCGTCGAGAAGCAGGGGCTGCGGATCGGCATCATCGGCGCGGTCACCCAGGAGACCCCGAACATCGTCGTTCCCGACGGTGTCGAGGGGCTCACCTTCGGCGACCCGGTGGAGGCGGTCAACCGCGTCGCCGAGGAACTGAAGGACGGTGACGAGTCCAACGGTGAGGCCGATGTGATCGTCGCCGAGTACCACGAGGGCGGCCCCAGCAGCAGCGGGTCGCTGGACGACCAGACCTCGTCGCGACCGGCATTCGCCAACATCGTGGAGAACACCAGCGAGTTGGTGCAGGTGCTGTTCACCGCCCACACCCATTCCAGCTACGTCTACGACGCCCCGGTCCCCGGTTCGGAGGCCACCCGCCCGTTGATCCAGTCCGGCAGCTACGCCGAACTGGTCGGCCATGTGGGTCTCGAAGTGGATCCGGAGACCGGTGAGACCTGCACCTACACCGTGCAGAACGAGGAGCTGACCGAGACCTCCGACGAGGACCTGGTCGCCGAGTACCCCCGCGCCGCCGCAGCCAAGGAGATCGTCGACGACGCCCTCGCCGAGGCCGACGTGATCGGCCAGGAGGTCGTCGGTGAGGCCACCGCGCCGCTGGCCCGCCCCGGTGAGTACAACGAGGAGGAGGACGACTGGGACGACGACCGTACCGGTGAGTCCACCATCACCAACCTGGTCGCGAACATGTTCAGCGACACCCTCGGCGAGCGCACCGGTGAGAAGGTGATCGGTGTGCAGAACCCCGGCGGCACGCGGGCCGACCTGTGCGCCCCCTCGGGACAGCCGACCAACCCGTGTGCCGATGAGGCCTTCGACATCACCTATGCCGATGCCGCCTCGATCCTGCCGTTCGCCAACACCCTGCAGACCACCACGCTCACCGGTGCCGAGTTCATCGAGATGCTGGAACAGCAGTGGTCCACCGATGCCGACACCGGTGAGCCGACCGGTACGTTCCTGCGGCTCGGCCTGTCCGACGGTGTCGCCTACACCTACGACGAGTCCCGCGAACTCGGTGACCGGATCACCTCGGTGACCATCGACGGCGAGCCGATCGACCCCGACGCCGAGTACGTCGTCGGATCCGGCAACTTCCTGCTCGCCGGTGGTGACAACTTCCACGTCTTCTCCGGCAAGGAGGTCGCCGACTCCGGTCTGGTCGACCTGGAGACCTGGGTCGGTTGGATCGAGGACAACAGCCCGCTGTCTCCGTCCTTCGTCAAGCGCGGTGTCGAGGTCAGCCCGACCCCGGCCGAGCTGGTCGTCGGCGAGTCCACCACCCTGGACGTCGGCAACCTCGACTTCTCCGGCGGTTACCCGGTGCTGAACGAGACCCTCGTGGCCTCGGTCGACGGGGTCGAGGTGGGTACGGCAGCAGTCGCCGGCGGCACCGCTTCGATCACCCTCAACCCGGGCAGCGACGTCCCGGCCGGGGAGCAGTTGCTGACCCTGACCGGTACCGAAACCGAGACCCAGGTGCATCTGCCGGTGACCATCGTCGGGGAGTCCTCACCGACACCGGAGCCGAGCGATTCGGCCTCGCCGAGTGCCTCGCCCAGTGGTGAGCCGAGCGACTCACCCAGCGGCGGGTCCGGTGACGGTGACGCCGGCAGTGGCAGCGGTGAGCGCCCGCCGCTGGCCGACACCGGAGCCGGGGCCGGCCTGGCCGGCCTGCTCGGAGCCGGTGCGCTGCTGAGCGCGGGTGGGGCGATGCTGCTGCGCCGCCGCCAGGGCTGA
- a CDS encoding iron-containing redox enzyme family protein codes for MTTTTDRYLPPAASEESLLSRLEQVWTDFDTRLQQVPLLQALAEGKVGIGDYQRLLFNLRQQVVDGSLWIARAASNFDMDHFTLRSAAIHHAQAEHRDHFLLERDYVAVGGSLAELRAGRKNIGSQALSGYLFDLAGRPNPVGALGAMFIIEGLGARQALQWAERFQSVLGLADNQVHFMRFHHEADEQHTGKLDALLTSDAIGPEDADAIVSCAKVTARLYVMQLTELDNL; via the coding sequence ATGACCACCACGACCGACCGTTACCTTCCACCGGCCGCCAGCGAGGAGTCCCTGCTGTCCCGGCTGGAACAGGTGTGGACCGATTTCGACACCCGGCTGCAGCAGGTGCCACTGCTGCAGGCCCTGGCCGAGGGGAAGGTCGGCATCGGCGACTACCAGCGATTGCTGTTCAACCTGCGTCAGCAGGTGGTCGACGGATCACTGTGGATCGCTCGCGCAGCATCCAACTTCGACATGGACCACTTCACCCTGCGCTCGGCGGCGATCCACCACGCCCAGGCCGAGCACCGGGACCACTTCCTGCTCGAACGCGACTACGTGGCGGTCGGCGGCTCGCTGGCCGAACTGCGCGCCGGCCGGAAGAACATCGGCTCCCAGGCCCTGTCGGGGTATCTGTTCGACCTGGCCGGCCGCCCCAATCCGGTCGGCGCCCTGGGCGCGATGTTCATCATCGAGGGCCTCGGCGCCCGACAGGCCCTGCAATGGGCCGAACGCTTCCAGTCGGTGCTCGGCCTGGCCGACAACCAGGTGCACTTCATGAGGTTCCACCACGAGGCCGATGAACAGCACACCGGCAAACTGGATGCTCTGCTGACCTCCGACGCGATCGGCCCCGAGGATGCCGATGCCATCGTCAGTTGTGCGAAGGTGACCGCACGGTTGTACGTGATGCAGCTGACCGAGTTGGACAACCTCTGA
- a CDS encoding alpha-ketoacid dehydrogenase subunit beta, producing MSRMTMAKALNAGLRKALEADPKVVLTGEDIGRLGGVFRITEGLQKDFGTDRVIDSPLAESGIVGTAVGMAMRGYRPVVEIQFDGFVFPAYDQIVTQVAKFHHRSGGRVKLPMVIRIPFGGGIGAVEHHSESPEAYFAHTPGLKVVACSHPNDAYWMLQQSIASDDPIIFLEPKRRYHEKGEVDETAASLPLHRANLLREGDQVTLLTYGPMVRTCLDAAAAAQEEGIGVGVVDLRTLSPLDLETVYSQARRTGRVVVVHEAQLTLGMGAELAARIQAECFYELESPVLRVTGYDTPYPPSRVESEYLPDLDRVLDAVDRSLAY from the coding sequence ATGAGCCGGATGACCATGGCCAAGGCCCTGAATGCGGGGCTCCGCAAGGCATTGGAGGCCGACCCGAAGGTGGTCCTGACCGGTGAGGACATCGGCCGTCTCGGCGGAGTCTTCCGGATCACCGAGGGTTTGCAGAAGGACTTCGGTACCGATCGGGTGATCGATTCGCCGCTGGCCGAGTCGGGGATCGTCGGTACCGCGGTGGGGATGGCGATGCGTGGCTACCGGCCGGTCGTGGAGATCCAGTTCGACGGTTTCGTCTTCCCCGCCTACGACCAGATCGTCACCCAGGTGGCGAAGTTCCACCACCGCTCCGGTGGTCGGGTCAAACTGCCGATGGTGATCCGGATTCCCTTCGGTGGCGGCATCGGTGCGGTCGAACATCACAGCGAGTCCCCGGAGGCCTACTTCGCCCACACCCCGGGGCTGAAGGTCGTGGCATGTTCCCACCCGAACGATGCCTACTGGATGCTGCAGCAGTCGATCGCCTCCGACGATCCGATCATCTTCCTCGAGCCGAAGCGGCGCTACCACGAGAAGGGTGAGGTCGACGAGACCGCCGCCTCCCTTCCGCTGCACCGGGCGAACCTGCTGCGCGAAGGTGATCAGGTGACCTTGTTGACCTACGGCCCGATGGTACGGACCTGTCTGGACGCGGCCGCTGCGGCGCAGGAGGAGGGGATCGGCGTCGGCGTTGTCGATCTTCGTACCCTCTCGCCACTCGATCTTGAGACGGTCTACTCCCAGGCCCGCCGTACCGGCCGGGTGGTGGTCGTGCACGAGGCGCAGTTGACCTTGGGAATGGGTGCCGAACTCGCCGCCAGGATCCAGGCCGAATGCTTCTACGAGTTGGAATCCCCGGTGTTGCGGGTGACCGGGTACGACACGCCGTACCCGCCCAGCAGGGTGGAGTCGGAGTACCTTCCTGATCTTGATCGGGTGCTCGACGCCGTCGACCGTTCGCTGGCCTACTGA
- a CDS encoding YbdD/YjiX family protein, whose translation MNLGDRLRRGWRSVSWYVNQLTGQGRYEAYVAHARASQPEVEPMDRKQFWRQYHAWQDANPQGRCC comes from the coding sequence ATGAACCTCGGTGATCGGCTGCGTCGCGGCTGGCGGTCGGTGAGCTGGTACGTCAACCAGCTCACCGGCCAGGGGCGGTACGAGGCCTATGTCGCCCACGCGCGGGCTTCCCAACCCGAGGTCGAGCCGATGGATCGCAAACAGTTCTGGCGGCAGTACCACGCCTGGCAGGACGCGAACCCGCAGGGCCGCTGCTGCTGA
- a CDS encoding 3-oxoacyl-[acyl-carrier-protein] synthase III C-terminal domain-containing protein, which produces MSTAAAYITGLGAYLPGEPVGNDQIADRLGGHDERTERLRRRVLASNGIRQRHYAVDDDGQTTELNEELAAKAIRAALHDRGIGAEDLGMLACATTQGDLLIPGFGSMVHGRLGGGPKQVLSVSGVCSSSLSALDAAVSKIRLGDHPRAAVVGSELSSRWLHQRRFDGVKPSLNAAFLRWMLSDGAGAVVLEFQPRPDRPSLRVDWVRQVSLAHDHEVCMSSGLSGRSAIAGQTWQDYPDAASAEKEGLLQIRQETRQLKALADAGLAQFEELLDIGLIDLRKLDHVLCHYSTNAFRDLAFDGIRKRIPQLDTGRWFSNLETRGNTGSASIFIALEEAWRTGRFAAGDTVLLAVPESGRFSFAFAQLTVVAPRRP; this is translated from the coding sequence GTGAGCACCGCCGCGGCCTACATCACCGGACTGGGTGCCTACCTGCCCGGCGAACCGGTCGGCAACGACCAGATCGCCGACCGGCTCGGCGGACATGACGAACGCACCGAGCGGCTGCGCCGGCGGGTGCTGGCCTCGAACGGCATCCGACAGCGCCACTACGCCGTCGACGACGACGGCCAGACCACCGAGCTGAACGAGGAACTGGCGGCGAAGGCGATCCGCGCCGCCCTCCACGACCGGGGTATCGGCGCCGAGGACCTCGGGATGCTGGCCTGCGCCACCACCCAGGGCGATCTGCTGATCCCGGGCTTCGGCTCCATGGTCCACGGCCGACTGGGCGGCGGCCCGAAGCAGGTGCTCTCGGTCTCCGGGGTGTGCTCCTCCAGTCTCTCCGCACTCGACGCCGCCGTCTCCAAGATCCGGCTCGGTGATCATCCGCGGGCGGCGGTGGTGGGCTCGGAGCTGTCCAGCCGTTGGTTGCACCAGCGCCGCTTCGACGGCGTCAAACCCAGCCTGAACGCGGCCTTCCTGCGGTGGATGCTCTCCGACGGTGCCGGTGCGGTGGTGCTGGAGTTCCAGCCCCGGCCGGACCGCCCGTCGCTGCGGGTGGATTGGGTACGACAGGTCTCGCTCGCCCACGACCATGAGGTCTGCATGAGTTCGGGGCTGAGCGGCCGCTCGGCCATCGCCGGGCAGACCTGGCAGGACTACCCCGATGCCGCCAGCGCCGAGAAGGAGGGTCTGCTGCAGATCCGGCAGGAGACCCGCCAGCTGAAAGCACTCGCCGATGCCGGGCTGGCCCAGTTCGAGGAACTCCTCGACATCGGCCTGATCGACCTGCGCAAACTCGACCACGTGCTGTGCCACTACAGCACCAACGCCTTTCGCGACCTGGCCTTCGACGGCATCCGCAAACGCATCCCGCAACTGGACACCGGGCGCTGGTTCTCCAACCTGGAGACGCGGGGCAACACCGGATCGGCCAGCATCTTCATCGCCTTGGAGGAGGCCTGGCGCACCGGCCGGTTCGCCGCCGGCGACACGGTGCTGCTGGCAGTACCCGAATCGGGCCGTTTCTCCTTCGCCTTCGCCCAGCTGACCGTCGTCGCACCGCGCCGACCATGA